The bacterium genomic interval ACCCGTGTTGCTCAGCTGGTCAAGGAACAGGAGAAGATCTTCGTCGACCGCCAACCGCGTTCGGCCGAGCTCGACAAGAGGGCCGTCAAGTCGCTGGCCGGAGGAGCGACCTCGAGTTGGATGATCGCCAAGCCGCAGACGGTGTGGCTCAGCCACGGCGAGGGCTCCAAGATCTACGACGTCGACGGCCACGAGTACGTCGACCTTCACGGCGGCTACGGCGTCGGCATCATCGGACACGCCCATCCGGC includes:
- a CDS encoding aminotransferase class III-fold pyridoxal phosphate-dependent enzyme; this translates as MSTVPVASARLDTRVAQLVKEQEKIFVDRQPRSAELDKRAVKSLAGGATSSWMIAKPQTVWLSHGEGSKIYDVDGHEYVDLHGGYGVGIIGHAHPAFVRAVNRRAPRGTHFAQPTEDAIVVAEELSRRFDQPLWRFTNSGTEATL